One stretch of Chitinophaga pendula DNA includes these proteins:
- a CDS encoding aspartate kinase: MKILKFGGTSVGKPERMHAVANLISADQHPKIVVLSALSGTTNALVEIGTSLAAGDRQLAKQQIDKLEEHYRSFCQQLVKQDSTRTKAKEIVDEHFEFLNIILKISFNEALNKDILAQGELLSTKLFCVYLEEAGLPAVLLPALDFMSIDEYEEPEIPKIKIKLGNLLAKHKDQAIFVTQGYICRNARGEVDNLKRGGSDYSASLIGAAIQAEEVQIWTDIDGMHNNDPRVVNKTFPIEQLSFDEAAELAYFGAKILHPASIWPAQHFNIPVRLLNTMQPEAKGTLITELPNGDGVKAIAAKDGIIAIKIKSSRMLLAYGFLRKIFEVFEKYRTPIDMITTSEVAVSITIDNNQHLDQVLKELQPFGTVELDHHQSIVSIVGNEVAATPSILKKLFNALDEVPLRMISYGGSRHNISILVGGQYKEKTLQLLNKGLFDLD, from the coding sequence ATGAAAATTTTAAAATTCGGTGGTACTTCTGTAGGCAAACCAGAGCGTATGCATGCAGTTGCAAACCTGATCTCTGCTGACCAGCACCCTAAGATCGTGGTGCTCTCCGCCCTGTCAGGTACTACCAATGCTTTAGTGGAAATAGGTACCTCCCTGGCCGCAGGCGACAGACAATTGGCTAAGCAGCAGATCGATAAGCTGGAAGAACATTATCGCTCCTTCTGCCAGCAACTGGTCAAACAAGACAGCACCCGCACTAAAGCAAAAGAAATTGTAGACGAACATTTTGAGTTCCTGAATATCATTCTGAAGATATCTTTCAATGAAGCGCTGAATAAAGACATCCTGGCACAGGGAGAACTGCTCTCCACCAAACTCTTTTGCGTATACCTGGAAGAAGCCGGCCTGCCAGCCGTATTACTCCCGGCACTGGACTTTATGAGTATCGATGAATATGAGGAACCGGAAATACCTAAGATCAAGATCAAGCTGGGCAACCTACTCGCCAAACATAAAGATCAGGCCATTTTCGTAACTCAGGGATATATCTGCCGCAACGCCCGGGGAGAAGTGGACAACCTCAAACGTGGTGGTAGCGATTACTCCGCATCTCTCATCGGCGCCGCTATCCAAGCCGAAGAAGTGCAAATATGGACGGACATCGATGGCATGCACAACAATGACCCGCGTGTCGTGAACAAAACATTCCCCATCGAACAACTGTCCTTCGACGAAGCAGCAGAATTAGCCTACTTCGGCGCTAAAATATTACATCCTGCTTCCATCTGGCCTGCCCAGCATTTTAATATCCCGGTAAGATTACTGAATACCATGCAGCCCGAAGCAAAAGGTACCCTGATTACCGAACTGCCAAACGGTGATGGCGTAAAAGCGATCGCCGCAAAAGATGGCATTATCGCCATCAAGATCAAATCCAGCCGCATGCTGCTCGCATATGGCTTCCTCCGTAAGATCTTCGAAGTCTTCGAAAAATACCGCACGCCCATCGATATGATCACCACCTCCGAAGTGGCAGTATCTATCACCATCGATAATAACCAGCATCTCGACCAGGTCCTGAAAGAACTGCAACCCTTCGGTACCGTAGAGCTGGATCACCACCAATCCATCGTTTCCATCGTAGGCAACGAAGTGGCAGCCACTCCCTCCATCCTGAAGAAGCTCTTTAACGCACTGGACGAAGTACCCTTGCGTATGATCTCCTACGGTGGTAGCCGCCACAACATATCCATCCTGGTAGGTGGACAGTATAAAGAAAAAACACTCCAGCTGCTGAACAAAGGATTGTTCGACCTCGATTGA
- the parS gene encoding type II RES/Xre toxin-antitoxin system antitoxin, with translation MKHQQNREYPMQEQALMVVHDARAAYAGSRGYFYLIELSRDGVIKKALMNLTQQLSFSLSEIARVLHVSERTLQRYQDNEKLAADSSERAILLSQLYQHGADVFGDLENFKEWMRTPLPAFNYQLPISLLDTTFGFQLIEDELGRIAHGVFA, from the coding sequence ATGAAACATCAACAGAATCGGGAATACCCGATGCAGGAGCAGGCTTTGATGGTAGTGCATGACGCGCGAGCGGCCTATGCGGGTAGCCGGGGGTATTTTTACCTGATAGAATTATCCAGAGACGGGGTTATTAAGAAAGCATTGATGAACCTTACCCAGCAGTTGTCATTTTCTTTGTCCGAGATAGCACGTGTACTTCATGTATCAGAACGTACTTTACAAAGGTACCAGGATAACGAGAAGCTGGCGGCCGATTCTTCAGAGCGGGCCATATTACTGTCCCAGCTTTACCAACATGGTGCGGATGTCTTTGGTGATCTCGAGAATTTCAAGGAATGGATGCGTACTCCTCTGCCTGCCTTTAATTATCAACTACCTATTTCCCTCTTAGATACTACATTTGGCTTTCAGCTTATCGAAGATGAGCTGGGCCGTATTGCGCACGGTGTATTTGCTTAG
- a CDS encoding DNA polymerase III subunit alpha has translation MYLNCKTYFSLRYGTIDTEILVKTARDHGITSLALTNINITSDTWSFVQHCQRYNIKPILGLECRNGHTFRYILLARDMEGWLHINQFLSHHLHTDTPYPERAPLLPGTFVIYRWGQFDPKLLAPHELIGIRPREVNKLFRVDTLSCKDKLVVLQPVTFQDSAYYELHRVLRAVDQNILISQLAGETIAAADEHFIAPAALLDHFQAYPHIVRNTLLVMEACSVQFDFKVPRNKRTFTGSVAADHAKLRELAYAGMEQRYGKDHAVARERIEKELRIVDQLDFNSYFLITWDIIRYARHKGFFYVGRGSGANSIIAYCLHITDVDPIALDLYFERFLNPQRSSPPDFDIDFSWRDRDQIISYVFEKYGQAHTALLGMVSTFQRNAIVRELGKVYGLPKREIDLILEHPMSMSLNGDDIQRKILAYSKLMTEQDEQEKSFPNHLSIHAGGILISEAPIHQYCATYMPPKGYPTAQLDMHQAEAIGLFKFDILSQRGLGHIRDAITMIKENKGVEIDIHDVQRFMQDEQVRQQLLAVNTIGCFYIESPAMRQLLKKLRCGDYLSLVAASSIIRPGVAQSGMMRQYVQRYRQPETVHYLHPIIEQLLKETFGVMVYQEDVIKVIHAYADMDLADADILRRAMAGKYRGRDTFASIERQYFDNCMRLGRPRETSEELWRQISSFSGFSFSKAHSASFAVESYQSLYLKTYFPAEFMVAVINNFGGFYNRELYFRELQRTGVQVCPPCVNNSEYYTRISGAIVYTGFIHLERLEEGWISHVLKERQQHGPYAGLEDFTERIHPAPEQLELLIRIGAFRFTGCTKKELLWKSSLLLRAREGHGDLSLSLFQTPVVSTSELPALTYHRHEDAFDEIDLLGFPLCSPFEVLEHDQEAYITAAAFPVYLRQTVFLLGYLVCTKYSRTQQGEPMCFGTFLDKEGMFVDTVHFPDSLRRCPFQKEGFYVLQGVVSREYDVYTLEINYMRKIGYFEDKVF, from the coding sequence ATGTACCTGAACTGCAAAACATATTTCAGCCTGCGTTATGGCACGATTGATACGGAAATACTGGTAAAAACGGCCAGAGATCATGGGATTACGTCGCTGGCACTGACCAATATCAATATTACTTCTGATACCTGGTCTTTTGTACAACATTGCCAGCGGTATAATATCAAACCTATATTAGGATTAGAATGCAGGAACGGGCATACTTTCCGTTATATTTTACTAGCCAGGGATATGGAAGGCTGGTTGCATATCAACCAGTTCCTGTCCCATCATTTACATACGGATACTCCTTATCCGGAGCGTGCCCCTCTCCTTCCGGGTACTTTTGTGATATATCGCTGGGGGCAATTTGATCCGAAGCTGCTGGCTCCCCATGAATTAATTGGTATACGGCCCCGGGAGGTCAACAAATTATTCCGGGTGGATACACTTTCCTGCAAGGATAAACTGGTGGTATTGCAACCGGTGACCTTCCAGGATTCTGCGTATTATGAACTGCATCGTGTATTACGAGCGGTGGATCAGAACATCCTGATCAGTCAGCTGGCAGGTGAAACTATTGCGGCGGCGGATGAGCATTTTATTGCACCGGCGGCGTTACTGGATCATTTCCAGGCATATCCGCATATTGTGCGTAATACGCTGTTGGTGATGGAGGCCTGTTCTGTACAATTTGATTTTAAGGTACCCCGGAACAAAAGGACTTTCACGGGGAGTGTTGCGGCGGATCATGCGAAGCTGCGGGAGTTGGCTTATGCCGGCATGGAGCAACGTTACGGGAAGGATCATGCGGTGGCGCGGGAGCGGATCGAGAAGGAACTTCGAATTGTTGACCAACTGGATTTCAATAGTTATTTTCTTATCACCTGGGATATTATCCGTTATGCGAGGCATAAAGGCTTTTTCTATGTAGGCAGGGGGAGCGGCGCCAATTCTATCATTGCTTACTGTTTGCACATTACAGATGTGGATCCTATTGCGCTGGATCTTTATTTTGAACGATTCCTGAATCCACAGCGGAGTTCTCCGCCTGATTTTGACATTGATTTTTCGTGGAGGGACCGGGACCAGATCATCAGTTATGTATTTGAAAAATACGGGCAGGCGCATACTGCGTTACTAGGCATGGTATCGACGTTCCAGCGAAATGCGATCGTGCGGGAGTTGGGTAAGGTGTATGGATTGCCGAAAAGGGAGATCGACCTTATTCTTGAGCATCCGATGAGTATGTCATTGAATGGTGATGATATACAGCGGAAGATATTGGCGTATAGTAAGCTGATGACGGAGCAGGATGAGCAGGAGAAATCTTTTCCTAATCACCTGAGCATTCATGCCGGTGGTATCCTGATCAGTGAGGCGCCTATTCATCAATATTGTGCTACTTATATGCCGCCCAAAGGTTATCCTACTGCGCAGCTGGATATGCATCAGGCGGAGGCGATCGGGCTTTTCAAATTTGATATACTCAGTCAGCGGGGGCTGGGGCATATACGGGATGCGATCACGATGATCAAGGAGAATAAGGGGGTAGAGATAGACATTCATGATGTGCAGCGTTTTATGCAGGATGAGCAGGTTAGGCAGCAATTGCTAGCGGTAAATACGATCGGTTGTTTTTATATCGAGTCGCCGGCGATGCGACAATTATTAAAAAAGTTACGATGCGGAGATTACCTGTCGCTGGTGGCAGCCAGTTCTATTATCCGTCCTGGTGTGGCGCAATCGGGTATGATGCGGCAATATGTACAACGTTACCGGCAGCCGGAGACGGTACACTACCTGCATCCTATCATCGAGCAGTTGCTGAAAGAGACGTTTGGGGTGATGGTGTACCAGGAGGACGTGATCAAGGTGATACATGCCTATGCGGATATGGACCTGGCGGATGCGGATATATTACGCCGGGCGATGGCGGGTAAGTATAGAGGGCGGGATACCTTTGCGAGTATAGAGCGGCAATATTTTGATAACTGCATGCGGCTGGGTCGTCCGCGGGAGACCAGTGAGGAGTTGTGGCGGCAGATATCCAGTTTCTCTGGCTTTTCGTTTTCGAAGGCACATTCTGCCAGTTTTGCGGTGGAGAGTTATCAAAGTTTATATCTCAAGACTTATTTCCCTGCGGAGTTTATGGTAGCGGTGATCAATAACTTCGGGGGGTTTTATAACCGGGAGCTTTATTTCCGGGAGTTGCAGCGTACGGGCGTACAGGTATGTCCTCCCTGTGTCAATAACAGTGAGTATTATACGCGTATCAGCGGAGCAATCGTTTATACGGGGTTTATTCACCTCGAGCGGCTAGAGGAAGGGTGGATATCGCATGTATTAAAAGAACGTCAGCAGCATGGTCCTTATGCCGGTCTGGAGGATTTTACGGAACGTATCCATCCTGCTCCTGAGCAGTTGGAGTTGCTGATCCGTATCGGCGCATTCCGGTTTACGGGTTGTACCAAGAAGGAGTTATTGTGGAAGAGCAGCCTGTTGCTACGGGCGAGGGAGGGGCACGGTGATCTATCATTATCGCTGTTCCAGACGCCTGTGGTGAGTACCAGTGAGCTACCGGCGCTTACTTATCACCGGCATGAGGATGCGTTTGATGAGATTGACCTGTTGGGGTTCCCGCTTTGTTCTCCTTTTGAGGTGCTGGAGCATGACCAGGAGGCATATATTACGGCAGCGGCTTTTCCTGTTTATCTGCGGCAGACGGTATTTTTGCTAGGTTACCTGGTCTGTACCAAATATAGCAGGACGCAGCAGGGAGAGCCGATGTGTTTTGGCACTTTTTTGGACAAGGAAGGGATGTTTGTGGATACGGTACATTTTCCGGACAGTTTACGGCGTTGTCCTTTTCAGAAGGAGGGATTTTATGTGTTGCAGGGTGTTGTAAGCCGGGAATATGACGTATATACTTTGGAAATCAATTATATGCGAAAGATTGGATATTTTGAAGACAAAGTGTTTTAA
- a CDS encoding RES family NAD+ phosphorylase codes for MSAILMEVYRISKCAYIQDLTGTGARLYGGRWNSKGHAIVYTAGSRALAALEVLVHVPLKNIVQDFCIATIEIPDGIAIQTLTRKELPSGWQSLAPFPELQCVGDQWIEEGKYAVLKLPSVVIPEEFNYLINPLHPEVSGIKILSQQPFHFDPRLQQKDEGVT; via the coding sequence TTGTCAGCTATCCTTATGGAAGTATACAGAATCAGCAAGTGTGCCTATATACAAGACCTGACTGGTACCGGTGCCCGTTTATATGGGGGTCGTTGGAACAGTAAGGGACATGCTATTGTATATACGGCCGGCAGCCGGGCGCTGGCAGCCCTGGAGGTACTGGTGCATGTACCTTTGAAAAACATTGTACAGGATTTTTGCATTGCCACTATTGAGATCCCGGACGGGATCGCTATACAGACGCTCACGCGTAAGGAGTTGCCATCCGGGTGGCAGTCACTGGCGCCGTTCCCGGAGTTACAGTGTGTGGGTGACCAATGGATAGAGGAAGGTAAGTATGCTGTTTTAAAGTTGCCTTCTGTGGTGATACCGGAGGAGTTTAATTACCTGATCAATCCTTTACATCCGGAGGTAAGTGGTATCAAGATATTGAGCCAGCAGCCATTCCATTTTGATCCCCGTTTGCAGCAAAAGGACGAGGGAGTTACCTGA
- a CDS encoding Ldh family oxidoreductase yields the protein MANTFSYHHLYQFTHEVFIRMGCSLEHAAVASEVLLSADLRGVDSHGVARLTGYVRLWEAGRINAKPDIRIVHETPSTAVVDGDSGLGLVVAPYAMKVAIQKATIAGTGWVSVKNSNHFGIAGYHAMKALDHDMIGMAMTNASPLVAPTFSRERMLGTNPIAVAVPAGKQPPFVADFATTTAANGKLEILQRKNEPAPYGWIQDNEGLPSTNPHELKDGGALLPLGGDREHGSHKGYCLGAIVDIFSAVLSGANYGPWAPPFVSFLPLAPDPVGQGLGHFFGAMRVDAFRPADEFKSHMDKWISRFRSATPVAGHQVLIPGDPEREMEKERRHTGIPLLTPVVKDLQDVGQKFKLDF from the coding sequence ATGGCGAATACCTTTTCTTACCACCATCTATATCAATTTACCCATGAGGTCTTCATCCGGATGGGATGCTCGCTGGAACACGCTGCTGTAGCCAGCGAAGTACTGTTGTCAGCAGACCTGAGGGGAGTAGACTCCCACGGAGTAGCCCGCCTTACAGGCTATGTTCGCCTCTGGGAAGCCGGACGTATCAATGCAAAGCCAGATATCCGCATCGTACACGAAACACCTAGTACCGCCGTTGTCGATGGAGATAGCGGACTGGGCCTGGTTGTAGCCCCCTACGCTATGAAGGTCGCCATACAAAAAGCAACCATCGCTGGCACCGGCTGGGTAAGCGTAAAAAACTCCAATCACTTCGGCATCGCTGGCTATCATGCCATGAAAGCACTCGATCACGATATGATAGGAATGGCTATGACAAACGCCAGCCCACTGGTCGCACCTACCTTCTCCCGTGAACGTATGCTGGGTACCAACCCTATCGCTGTGGCAGTACCCGCAGGCAAACAGCCTCCATTCGTGGCTGACTTTGCCACTACCACCGCCGCCAATGGTAAATTGGAAATACTACAACGCAAAAACGAACCAGCCCCTTATGGCTGGATACAAGATAACGAAGGACTGCCAAGCACAAATCCCCACGAACTGAAAGATGGTGGCGCCTTGCTGCCACTTGGTGGTGACAGGGAGCATGGAAGCCATAAAGGCTATTGCCTCGGCGCTATCGTCGATATCTTTTCAGCAGTACTGTCCGGGGCCAACTACGGCCCATGGGCACCCCCGTTCGTCAGCTTCCTGCCCCTGGCCCCCGACCCCGTCGGACAAGGACTGGGACATTTCTTCGGCGCCATGAGAGTAGATGCCTTCCGCCCGGCCGATGAATTCAAATCCCATATGGATAAATGGATCAGCCGGTTCAGATCCGCTACCCCCGTAGCCGGACACCAGGTACTCATCCCCGGTGATCCCGAAAGAGAAATGGAAAAAGAAAGAAGACACACCGGCATCCCTCTGCTGACTCCCGTAGTAAAAGACCTGCAGGATGTAGGACAGAAATTCAAACTCGACTTTTAA
- a CDS encoding XRE family transcriptional regulator — translation MSVVCQNLKFLRKQKGWTQQEFADKLGIKRSLLGAYEEERAEPRTEVLEQVSDMFRVSIDDLLRRDLSSPKESFLERRRQQKMGNSRQAIEFVPVKAAAGYLAGYNDDEFIEELNTFTLPMLGAGNYRAFEIAGDSMLPVTSGSVIVCHKVDGWEEIKNNETYVVVTSREGIVFKRVLKSNRTKGKVTLVSDNPQFEPYSVGMDEILELWQSDAVISKSGQQSRLSVNHLADMVSHLQDQVSMLKKKMKN, via the coding sequence ATGTCAGTAGTATGCCAGAATCTTAAATTCCTGCGCAAGCAAAAAGGCTGGACACAACAGGAGTTTGCCGATAAACTAGGTATCAAACGCTCCCTCCTCGGAGCCTATGAAGAAGAACGCGCCGAACCTCGCACCGAAGTACTCGAACAGGTAAGCGATATGTTCCGCGTCTCTATAGATGACCTCCTCCGAAGAGACCTCTCCTCCCCGAAGGAAAGTTTCCTCGAAAGAAGACGCCAGCAAAAAATGGGCAATAGCCGCCAGGCCATCGAATTTGTCCCCGTGAAAGCCGCCGCTGGTTACCTCGCCGGATATAATGACGACGAATTCATCGAAGAACTCAACACCTTCACCCTCCCTATGCTGGGCGCCGGCAACTACAGAGCCTTCGAAATAGCCGGAGACTCCATGTTACCCGTTACCTCCGGCTCCGTCATCGTCTGCCATAAAGTAGATGGTTGGGAAGAGATCAAAAACAATGAAACCTATGTCGTAGTCACCAGCAGAGAAGGAATCGTCTTTAAACGTGTCCTCAAAAGCAACCGCACCAAGGGTAAAGTGACCCTCGTATCCGATAACCCACAGTTCGAACCCTACTCCGTCGGAATGGACGAAATACTCGAACTATGGCAATCAGATGCCGTCATCAGCAAATCCGGCCAACAAAGCCGCCTGAGCGTAAACCACCTCGCCGATATGGTCAGCCACCTGCAAGACCAGGTAAGCATGCTCAAGAAAAAAATGAAGAACTGA
- a CDS encoding SdpI family protein has product MKKPDYLTEVIFLILLLIPMVYLGLIWPSLPEILPSNFDAEGAPQRIGSKNDFLLVMIFLFLTNLLLYFLFRYLPKESDTDVSIAASFHRKYYRIRWLIHLYLALFTCMIIFIVSQGRPLIMERWAFVGVGALIVVLGGYLRRLEPNYFVGVRTPWTLKDDNIWKQTHAMAGTLWLCTGIVIIVAGFFLPLVTGVFLIIVVAALLAALPYIYSFRLDNEDKG; this is encoded by the coding sequence ATGAAAAAACCGGACTATCTGACAGAAGTAATATTCCTGATCCTGCTGCTCATCCCCATGGTCTACCTGGGATTGATCTGGCCTTCACTACCGGAAATATTACCGTCTAACTTTGATGCTGAAGGAGCACCCCAACGTATCGGAAGCAAGAACGATTTTCTCCTTGTCATGATCTTTCTGTTCCTTACAAACCTGCTGCTCTATTTCCTGTTCCGCTACCTTCCCAAAGAAAGCGATACAGACGTCTCCATAGCAGCATCCTTCCACCGTAAATATTACCGGATACGCTGGCTCATCCACCTCTATCTGGCCCTGTTTACCTGCATGATCATATTTATCGTCAGCCAGGGAAGACCCCTGATCATGGAACGGTGGGCGTTCGTCGGTGTCGGCGCATTGATCGTCGTCTTAGGCGGTTACCTGCGCAGACTGGAACCCAATTACTTCGTAGGCGTCAGAACCCCCTGGACTTTGAAGGATGATAATATCTGGAAACAAACACATGCCATGGCAGGGACCCTCTGGCTATGTACCGGCATCGTGATCATTGTAGCGGGCTTCTTCCTGCCCCTCGTTACCGGCGTATTCCTCATTATTGTAGTAGCAGCACTGCTCGCAGCACTGCCCTATATATATTCTTTCCGCCTCGACAACGAGGATAAAGGGTAA
- the dinB gene encoding DNA polymerase IV, with amino-acid sequence MIALADKRTIAHFDLDCFFVSVECLRDSQLKGKPLLIGGHSDRAVVAACSYEARRYGIHSAMPMKTALRLCPHAVVCGSDPEQYSVMSRVVTEIIADQAPLYEKSSIDEFYLDLTGMDKYFGSMKWTVELRQRIMRETGLPISFGLSANKMVSKVATNEAKPNGQLEIPFGGEKIFLAPMRVEKLPMVGKETALQLHRRGVETVKTLSEVPVALLEAWLGKNGISLWNKANGIDNSPVIPYHEQKSISTEHTFQADTIDMRFLHAELVRMTEKVAFELRQQDKLAGCITVKIRYADFETVSKQLSIAYTCSDHVLLAKVKELFSKLYDRRQLVRLLGVRVSHLVQGNYQISLFDDTQEMIALYQAIDHIKHRFGSQYLMKGTNVKKACT; translated from the coding sequence ATGATTGCTTTAGCGGATAAACGGACGATCGCACATTTTGACCTGGATTGTTTTTTTGTATCTGTGGAATGTCTTCGCGATAGTCAATTGAAGGGTAAGCCGTTATTGATCGGCGGTCATAGTGATCGTGCGGTGGTGGCGGCATGCAGTTATGAGGCGAGGCGGTATGGTATTCATTCGGCGATGCCGATGAAGACGGCGTTACGTCTTTGTCCGCACGCGGTTGTATGTGGCAGTGATCCGGAGCAATACAGTGTGATGTCGCGGGTAGTGACGGAGATTATTGCGGATCAGGCTCCACTATATGAGAAATCGTCTATCGATGAGTTCTACCTGGATCTAACGGGGATGGATAAGTATTTTGGTTCGATGAAGTGGACGGTGGAGTTACGTCAGCGGATCATGCGTGAGACGGGGTTACCGATCTCGTTTGGGTTATCAGCTAATAAGATGGTATCGAAGGTAGCAACGAATGAGGCGAAACCCAACGGGCAGCTGGAGATACCCTTTGGCGGGGAGAAGATTTTCCTGGCGCCTATGCGTGTGGAGAAACTGCCCATGGTTGGTAAGGAGACAGCGTTACAGTTGCACCGGCGGGGGGTAGAAACGGTAAAGACGCTCAGCGAGGTACCTGTGGCGTTGCTTGAGGCGTGGTTGGGGAAAAACGGTATATCGTTGTGGAACAAAGCGAATGGTATTGATAACTCCCCGGTGATTCCCTATCATGAGCAAAAGTCGATCTCTACGGAACATACTTTTCAGGCAGATACGATCGACATGCGTTTTTTGCATGCGGAGCTGGTGAGGATGACGGAGAAGGTGGCTTTTGAGTTACGTCAGCAGGATAAGCTGGCTGGTTGTATCACGGTAAAGATCCGTTATGCAGATTTTGAAACGGTGAGCAAGCAGTTAAGTATTGCTTATACCTGTAGTGATCATGTGTTATTAGCGAAAGTAAAAGAGTTATTCAGCAAGTTATACGACCGGCGGCAGCTGGTGAGGTTATTAGGTGTACGGGTATCTCACCTGGTACAGGGCAATTACCAGATCAGCCTTTTTGATGATACGCAGGAGATGATTGCGCTCTATCAGGCGATCGATCATATCAAGCACCGTTTTGGATCACAATATCTGATGAAAGGCACCAATGTGAAGAAAGCATGTACCTGA
- the pdeM gene encoding ligase-associated DNA damage response endonuclease PdeM, which produces MEEVVFHFKQQQWRLLASKAIYWEEEQALIVSDLHLGKSAHFRKAGIAVPANIIQEDLYQLQQLITRYCPQRVIVVGDMFHSSTNNDVEYFRLWRRQFLQLRIELVKGNHDILPAALYASLSVQLHDELTIGNIRFIHEPCDEGDGEVYTFSGHIHPGMAVSGQGRQRLRLPCFYFGRHCAVLPAFGKFTGLAMITPEEDETVFVIANKDVIQVSGN; this is translated from the coding sequence GTGGAGGAAGTGGTATTTCATTTCAAGCAGCAGCAGTGGCGGTTATTAGCCAGTAAGGCGATCTATTGGGAGGAAGAGCAAGCGTTGATCGTATCGGATCTTCACCTGGGTAAATCGGCACATTTCAGGAAGGCGGGTATTGCGGTACCTGCCAATATTATACAGGAGGATCTATACCAGTTACAGCAGCTGATCACCCGTTATTGTCCGCAGCGTGTTATTGTGGTCGGGGATATGTTTCACAGCAGTACCAACAATGATGTGGAATATTTCCGGTTATGGCGGCGGCAATTCCTGCAATTGCGTATTGAGCTGGTGAAGGGTAATCATGATATATTACCGGCTGCACTTTATGCATCTTTATCTGTACAACTTCACGATGAGCTGACCATTGGTAATATTCGTTTTATTCATGAGCCCTGTGATGAGGGTGATGGGGAAGTATATACTTTTTCGGGGCATATACATCCTGGTATGGCGGTGAGTGGGCAGGGGCGCCAGCGGTTACGGCTGCCCTGTTTTTATTTTGGCCGGCACTGTGCGGTGTTGCCGGCGTTTGGTAAGTTTACCGGACTTGCGATGATCACACCGGAGGAGGATGAGACGGTATTTGTGATAGCGAATAAGGATGTGATCCAGGTGAGTGGTAATTGA
- a CDS encoding histone deacetylase family protein → MFIAYDPIYAHPLPEGHRFPMVKYELIPAQLLREGVISAEQVWQPAPLEEAIILQTHDAAYWHKLQHQTLSDKEQRRIGLPQSPALTLREIVISRGTIDCALHALQHGVALNVAGGTHHAFADRGEGFCLLNDFAIAANYLLGQGLSQQVLIIDLDVHQGNGTAALFADNSRVYTFSMHGAHNYPFHKEVSDWDIPLADGLDDAGYLGLLEEALPVLLERVRPDFVFYLSGVDILATDRYGKLRVTERGCMHRDELVFRALAREGIPCAVAMGGGYSTRIRDIVNAHCNTFRVAAAIYH, encoded by the coding sequence ATGTTTATTGCCTACGATCCTATATATGCACACCCGTTGCCGGAGGGGCACCGTTTTCCCATGGTAAAATATGAATTGATCCCTGCGCAGTTGCTGCGGGAGGGAGTGATCAGTGCGGAACAGGTATGGCAGCCGGCACCGCTGGAAGAAGCTATTATTTTACAGACACATGATGCCGCTTACTGGCATAAGTTACAGCATCAGACGTTGAGTGATAAGGAGCAGCGGCGTATCGGGCTGCCGCAGTCGCCGGCATTGACGTTACGGGAGATTGTGATCAGCCGGGGTACGATCGACTGTGCTTTGCATGCTTTGCAACACGGGGTGGCGCTGAATGTGGCTGGTGGTACGCATCATGCTTTTGCGGATCGTGGTGAAGGGTTCTGCCTATTGAATGATTTTGCTATTGCGGCCAATTACCTGTTGGGGCAGGGGTTGTCGCAGCAGGTGTTGATCATTGACCTGGATGTGCACCAGGGGAATGGGACGGCGGCGTTATTTGCTGATAATTCGCGGGTATATACTTTTAGTATGCATGGGGCGCACAATTATCCTTTTCATAAGGAGGTTTCGGATTGGGATATTCCATTGGCAGATGGTTTGGATGACGCGGGTTACCTGGGATTGTTGGAGGAGGCATTGCCGGTGTTATTGGAGCGGGTGCGGCCTGATTTTGTTTTTTATCTTTCTGGGGTGGATATACTGGCGACGGACCGCTATGGTAAGTTGCGGGTGACGGAGCGGGGCTGTATGCATCGGGATGAGTTAGTGTTCCGAGCGTTGGCGAGGGAGGGCATACCATGTGCGGTGGCGATGGGAGGAGGTTATTCTACGCGGATCAGGGATATTGTGAATGCGCATTGCAACACTTTCCGGGTGGCGGCGGCGATCTATCACTAG